In Bacillus rossius redtenbacheri isolate Brsri chromosome 9 unlocalized genomic scaffold, Brsri_v3 Brsri_v3_scf9_2, whole genome shotgun sequence, one DNA window encodes the following:
- the LOC134542771 gene encoding meiotic nuclear division protein 1 homolog, which produces MSKRKGVSADEKRTRLLELFREKQEFFQLKELEKIAPKEKGITVQSVKDVLQSLVDDDLVDSEKIGTSIYYWSYPNKSVNAKRRRTEGLAARLREGLHGLEEARAETQRAREGREPTEERAALLGEWAEVRARHEAAVRRLQEHDVDNPERFLAMRSQTQVAKEAVNRWTDNIFTMKSWCKNKFAIEESVLDTQFEIDPEMDYVD; this is translated from the exons ATGTCCAAGCGCAAGGGCGTGAGTGCAGACGAGAAGAGGACCAGGCTCTTGGAGCTGTTCCGGGAGAAACAAGAGTTCTTCCAGCTCAAG GAGCTGGAGAAGATCGCTCCCAAGGAGAAGGGCATCACCGTGCAGTCCGTGAAGGACGTGCTGCAGTCGCTGGTGGACGACGACCTGGTGGACAGCGAGAAGATTGGCACGTCCATCTACTACTGGTCCTACCCCAA CAAGTCGGTGAACGCCAAGCGACGACGCACGGAGGGACTGGCGGCCCGGCTGCGCGAGGGCCTGCACGGCCTGGAGGAGGCTCGCGCGGAGACGCAGCGCGCACGGGAGGGCAGGGAGCCCACGGAGGAGCGCGCGGCGCTGCTGGGCGAGTGGGCGGAGGTGAGGGCGCGGCACGAGGCGGCCGTGCGTCGCCTGCAGGAGCACGACGTCGACAACCCGGAGAGGTTCCTCGCCATGCGGTCCCAGACACAG GTGGCGAAAGAAGCAGTCAACAGGTGGACAGATAATATTTTCACCATGAAGTCATGGTGCAAGAACAAATTTGCCATTGAAGAATCTGTCCTGGACACCCAGTTTGAAATAGATCCAGAAATGGACTACGTTGACTAG
- the LOC134542770 gene encoding E3 SUMO-protein ligase NSE2-like yields MSQIDEISRLIQTCKNTLAGSSKLAAKLMEGNDRREQLKEFEKVMADLCWLGEEHKDVCGALEEVKKACKARRRSQREDENANVEDDERGENLWSLYRAKLAALQGATDVSEHPDMMAFKTMLREVLSDDFYGADEEGDVVLTAVDVIVHDPFTRRVMVEPVRNVKCGHSYERASIEAMIKQGPTKCPYVSCPNRTEVRLVDLEPDDKLKRHLETLTATAESEADDSIVNTDDM; encoded by the coding sequence ATGTCTCAGATTGACGAGATATCTAGGCTTATCCAGACTTGTAAAAACACCCTCGCGGGCTCCTCGAAGCTCGCGGCGAAGCTGATGGAGGGCAACGACAGGAGAGAGCAGCTGAAGGAGTTCGAGAAGGTGATGGCCGACCTGTGCTGGCTGGGCGAGGAACACAAGGACGTCTGCGGCGCGCTCGAGGAGGTGAAGAAGGCGTGCAAGGCCAGGCGTCGCAGCCAGCGGGAGGACGAGAACGCGAACGTGGAAGACGATGAGAGAGGCGAGAACTTGTGGAGCCTGTACCGCGCGAAGCTGGCGGCCCTGCAGGGCGCCACGGACGTGTCGGAGCACCCGGACATGATGGCCTTCAAGACGATGCTGCGCGAGGTGCTGTCCGACGACTTCTACGGCGCGGACGAGGAGGGGGACGTGGTCCTGACCGCAGTCGACGTGATCGTGCACGACCCGTTCACGCGCCGCGTCATGGTGGAGCCGGTGAGGAACGTCAAGTGCGGCCACAGCTACGAGCGCGCCTCCATCGAGGCCATGATCAAGCAGGGGCCGACCAAGTGCCCGTACGTGTCCTGCCCCAACAGGACCGAGGTGCGTCTGGTGGACCTGGAGCCCGACGACAAACTGAAGAGGCACCTCGAGACGCTGACTGCTACCGCCGAATCAGAAGCAGATGACAGTATAGTCAACACTGATGACATGTGA
- the LOC134542769 gene encoding NFU1 iron-sulfur cluster scaffold homolog, mitochondrial-like isoform X4, producing MAGRSFGYLASLRRLSRLTGSQTFLSSGAAGASGFQPCRSMFVQTQETPNPNCLKFIPGVQVLGPGETRDFPSSQAAHASPLCKLLFRIEGVKSAFLGPDFITVCKADEDVDWKILNPEIFATIMDFFASGLPIITDEKAPSDTEAREDDDETVQMIKELLDSRIRPTVQEDGGDIVYVGFEHGVVKLKMQGSCTGCPSSAVTLKNGIQNMLQFYIPEVLGVEQVEDEVQIITKKEFEEMERKLQQTQKEPSPH from the exons atgGCGGGCCGGAGTTTTGGATATTTGGCTTCTCTAAGACGATTATCACGTCTAACTGGCTCACAAACGTTTTT GAGCAGCGGTGCAGCGGGAGCGAGTGGCTTCCAGCCCTGCAGGTCCATGTTCGTGCAGACGCAGGAGACGCCCAATCCCAACTGCCTCAAGTTCATCCCGGGAGTACAG GTGCTGGGGCCGGGCGAGACGCGCGACTTCCCCTCGAGCCAGGCCGCGCACGCCTCTCCGCTCTGCAAGCTGCTGTTCCGCATCGAGGGGGTCAAGTCGGCGTTCCTCGGGCCCGACTTCATCACTGTCTGCAAG GCGGACGAAGACGTGGACTGGAAGATCCTGAACCCAGAGATCTTCGCAACCATAATGGACTTCTTCGCAAGCGGCCTGCCCATCATCACGGATGAGAAGGCACCTTCGGACACCG AGGCACGGGAGGACGACGATGAGACGGTGCAGATGATCAAGGAGCTGCTGGACTCGCGGATACGCCCCACCGTGCAGGAGGACGGCGGAGACATCGTGTACGTG GGCTTCGAGCACGGCGTGGTGAAGCTGAAGATGCAGGGCTCGTGCACCGGCTGCCCCAGCTCCGCGGTCACGCTCAAGAACGGCATCCAGAACATGCTGCAGTTCTACATCCCCGAG gTTTTGGGTGTGGAGCAAGTAGAGGATGAAGTGCAAATAATCACTAAGAAAGAATTTGAGGAAATGGAAAGAAAACTGCAGCAAACCCAGAAGGAACCTTCTCCCCACTAG
- the LOC134542769 gene encoding NFU1 iron-sulfur cluster scaffold homolog, mitochondrial-like isoform X2, translated as MFMARHLPAQSPTASSSSREYRWFHQGTPCTSCSWRGICRRKAPLPQVHPGSTGGFIREHLALHVHGEASAGAKPHCLKFIPGVQVLGPGETRDFPSSQAAHASPLCKLLFRIEGVKSAFLGPDFITVCKADEDVDWKILNPEIFATIMDFFASGLPIITDEKAPSDTEAREDDDETVQMIKELLDSRIRPTVQEDGGDIVYVGFEHGVVKLKMQGSCTGCPSSAVTLKNGIQNMLQFYIPEVLGVEQVEDEVQIITKKEFEEMERKLQQTQKEPSPH; from the exons ATGTTCATGGCGAGGCATCTGCCGGCGCAAAGCCCCACTGCCTCAAGTTCATCCCGGGAGTACAGGTGGTTTCATCAGGGAACACCTTGCACTTCATGTTCATGGCGAGGCATCTGCCGGCGCAAAGCCCCACTGCCTCAAGTTCATCCCGGGAGTACAGGTGGTTTCATCAGGGAACACCTTGCACTTCATGTTCATGGCGAGGCATCTGCCGGCGCAAAGCCCCACTGCCTCAAGTTCATCCCGGGAGTACAG GTGCTGGGGCCGGGCGAGACGCGCGACTTCCCCTCGAGCCAGGCCGCGCACGCCTCTCCGCTCTGCAAGCTGCTGTTCCGCATCGAGGGGGTCAAGTCGGCGTTCCTCGGGCCCGACTTCATCACTGTCTGCAAG GCGGACGAAGACGTGGACTGGAAGATCCTGAACCCAGAGATCTTCGCAACCATAATGGACTTCTTCGCAAGCGGCCTGCCCATCATCACGGATGAGAAGGCACCTTCGGACACCG AGGCACGGGAGGACGACGATGAGACGGTGCAGATGATCAAGGAGCTGCTGGACTCGCGGATACGCCCCACCGTGCAGGAGGACGGCGGAGACATCGTGTACGTG GGCTTCGAGCACGGCGTGGTGAAGCTGAAGATGCAGGGCTCGTGCACCGGCTGCCCCAGCTCCGCGGTCACGCTCAAGAACGGCATCCAGAACATGCTGCAGTTCTACATCCCCGAG gTTTTGGGTGTGGAGCAAGTAGAGGATGAAGTGCAAATAATCACTAAGAAAGAATTTGAGGAAATGGAAAGAAAACTGCAGCAAACCCAGAAGGAACCTTCTCCCCACTAG
- the LOC134542769 gene encoding NFU1 iron-sulfur cluster scaffold homolog, mitochondrial-like isoform X3 produces the protein MAGRSFGYLASLRRLSRLTGSQTFLSSGAAGASGFQPCRSMFVQTQETPNPNCLKFIPGVQRAVWHGAQVLGPGETRDFPSSQAAHASPLCKLLFRIEGVKSAFLGPDFITVCKADEDVDWKILNPEIFATIMDFFASGLPIITDEKAPSDTEAREDDDETVQMIKELLDSRIRPTVQEDGGDIVYVGFEHGVVKLKMQGSCTGCPSSAVTLKNGIQNMLQFYIPEVLGVEQVEDEVQIITKKEFEEMERKLQQTQKEPSPH, from the exons atgGCGGGCCGGAGTTTTGGATATTTGGCTTCTCTAAGACGATTATCACGTCTAACTGGCTCACAAACGTTTTT GAGCAGCGGTGCAGCGGGAGCGAGTGGCTTCCAGCCCTGCAGGTCCATGTTCGTGCAGACGCAGGAGACGCCCAATCCCAACTGCCTCAAGTTCATCCCGGGAGTACAG CGTGCAGTGTGGCACGGTGCGCAGGTGCTGGGGCCGGGCGAGACGCGCGACTTCCCCTCGAGCCAGGCCGCGCACGCCTCTCCGCTCTGCAAGCTGCTGTTCCGCATCGAGGGGGTCAAGTCGGCGTTCCTCGGGCCCGACTTCATCACTGTCTGCAAG GCGGACGAAGACGTGGACTGGAAGATCCTGAACCCAGAGATCTTCGCAACCATAATGGACTTCTTCGCAAGCGGCCTGCCCATCATCACGGATGAGAAGGCACCTTCGGACACCG AGGCACGGGAGGACGACGATGAGACGGTGCAGATGATCAAGGAGCTGCTGGACTCGCGGATACGCCCCACCGTGCAGGAGGACGGCGGAGACATCGTGTACGTG GGCTTCGAGCACGGCGTGGTGAAGCTGAAGATGCAGGGCTCGTGCACCGGCTGCCCCAGCTCCGCGGTCACGCTCAAGAACGGCATCCAGAACATGCTGCAGTTCTACATCCCCGAG gTTTTGGGTGTGGAGCAAGTAGAGGATGAAGTGCAAATAATCACTAAGAAAGAATTTGAGGAAATGGAAAGAAAACTGCAGCAAACCCAGAAGGAACCTTCTCCCCACTAG
- the LOC134542769 gene encoding NFU1 iron-sulfur cluster scaffold homolog, mitochondrial-like isoform X1: MFMARHLPAQSPTASSSSREYRWFHQGTPCTSCSWRGICRRKAPLPQVHPGSTGGFIREHLALHVHGEASAGAKPHCLKFIPGVQRAVWHGAQVLGPGETRDFPSSQAAHASPLCKLLFRIEGVKSAFLGPDFITVCKADEDVDWKILNPEIFATIMDFFASGLPIITDEKAPSDTEAREDDDETVQMIKELLDSRIRPTVQEDGGDIVYVGFEHGVVKLKMQGSCTGCPSSAVTLKNGIQNMLQFYIPEVLGVEQVEDEVQIITKKEFEEMERKLQQTQKEPSPH; the protein is encoded by the exons ATGTTCATGGCGAGGCATCTGCCGGCGCAAAGCCCCACTGCCTCAAGTTCATCCCGGGAGTACAGGTGGTTTCATCAGGGAACACCTTGCACTTCATGTTCATGGCGAGGCATCTGCCGGCGCAAAGCCCCACTGCCTCAAGTTCATCCCGGGAGTACAGGTGGTTTCATCAGGGAACACCTTGCACTTCATGTTCATGGCGAGGCATCTGCCGGCGCAAAGCCCCACTGCCTCAAGTTCATCCCGGGAGTACAG CGTGCAGTGTGGCACGGTGCGCAGGTGCTGGGGCCGGGCGAGACGCGCGACTTCCCCTCGAGCCAGGCCGCGCACGCCTCTCCGCTCTGCAAGCTGCTGTTCCGCATCGAGGGGGTCAAGTCGGCGTTCCTCGGGCCCGACTTCATCACTGTCTGCAAG GCGGACGAAGACGTGGACTGGAAGATCCTGAACCCAGAGATCTTCGCAACCATAATGGACTTCTTCGCAAGCGGCCTGCCCATCATCACGGATGAGAAGGCACCTTCGGACACCG AGGCACGGGAGGACGACGATGAGACGGTGCAGATGATCAAGGAGCTGCTGGACTCGCGGATACGCCCCACCGTGCAGGAGGACGGCGGAGACATCGTGTACGTG GGCTTCGAGCACGGCGTGGTGAAGCTGAAGATGCAGGGCTCGTGCACCGGCTGCCCCAGCTCCGCGGTCACGCTCAAGAACGGCATCCAGAACATGCTGCAGTTCTACATCCCCGAG gTTTTGGGTGTGGAGCAAGTAGAGGATGAAGTGCAAATAATCACTAAGAAAGAATTTGAGGAAATGGAAAGAAAACTGCAGCAAACCCAGAAGGAACCTTCTCCCCACTAG